A single genomic interval of Candidatus Delongbacteria bacterium harbors:
- a CDS encoding YqaE/Pmp3 family membrane protein → MKIKFRNWMVLVPPLAILIQRGFGLNFIISIILTFCGYVPGLAHAIWVCDGMKFEGGDDDFTPFGF, encoded by the coding sequence ATGAAAATTAAATTTAGAAACTGGATGGTTCTAGTACCTCCTTTAGCAATCCTGATCCAAAGAGGATTTGGATTAAATTTCATAATCAGTATAATACTAACCTTTTGCGGTTATGTACCAGGTTTAGCTCACGCAATTTGGGTTTGTGATGGAATGAAGTTTGAGGGTGGAGATGATGATTTCACCCCATTTGGATTCTGA